In Nostoc sp. CENA543, a single genomic region encodes these proteins:
- a CDS encoding DUF433 domain-containing protein, giving the protein MLKYPSIISTSPEIMGGTPVFTDTRVPVQTLLDYLKAGESIDDFLDGFPTVTREQVIAFLEETGKLICGDKHLYDD; this is encoded by the coding sequence ATGCTTAAATATCCCTCAATCATTAGCACATCACCAGAAATTATGGGTGGAACACCTGTCTTTACCGATACTAGAGTTCCCGTGCAAACACTTTTAGACTATCTCAAAGCAGGAGAATCGATTGACGATTTTTTAGATGGATTTCCAACTGTAACTAGAGAGCAAGTTATTGCATTTTTAGAAGAGACAGGGAAACTTATTTGCGGCGATAAACATCTCTACGATGACTAA
- the fba gene encoding class II fructose-bisphosphate aldolase (catalyzes the reversible aldol condensation of dihydroxyacetonephosphate and glyceraldehyde 3-phosphate in the Calvin cycle, glycolysis, and/or gluconeogenesis) — translation MALVPMRLLLDHAAENGYGIPAFNVNNLEQIQAIMKAAEETDSPVILQASRGARNYAGENFLRHLILAAVETYPHIPIVMHQDHGNAPSTCYSAIKNNFTSVMMDGSLEADAKTPASFEYNVNVTREVVNVAHALGVSVEGELGCLGSLETGAGEAEDGHGFEGTLDHSQLLTDPDEAVSFVEATQVDALAVAIGTSHGAYKFTRKPTGEILAISRIEEIHRRLPNTHLVMHGSSSVPEDLIALINEFGGAIPETYGVPVEEIQKGIKSGVRKVNIDTDNRLAITAAVREALAKAPKEFDPRHFLKPSIKYMQKVCAERYVQFGTAGNASKIKQVTLEDFAAKYAKGELNAVTKAAAKV, via the coding sequence ATGGCGCTGGTACCAATGCGGCTGTTGTTGGATCACGCGGCTGAGAACGGTTACGGCATCCCAGCTTTTAACGTTAACAACCTGGAGCAAATTCAGGCAATTATGAAGGCGGCTGAAGAGACAGATAGCCCCGTCATTTTACAAGCTTCCCGTGGCGCGCGTAACTATGCAGGTGAAAACTTCCTGCGCCACTTGATTTTGGCTGCGGTAGAAACCTATCCTCACATCCCCATTGTCATGCACCAAGATCATGGCAATGCTCCTTCTACTTGTTACTCAGCTATCAAGAACAACTTCACTAGCGTAATGATGGATGGTTCTTTGGAAGCTGACGCTAAAACCCCTGCTAGCTTCGAGTACAACGTTAATGTTACCCGTGAAGTTGTCAACGTAGCTCATGCTTTGGGCGTAAGTGTAGAGGGTGAACTTGGTTGCTTGGGTTCTTTGGAAACCGGCGCAGGTGAAGCTGAAGACGGTCATGGTTTCGAGGGTACACTCGACCACTCCCAACTGTTAACCGACCCCGATGAAGCTGTTAGCTTCGTAGAAGCAACCCAAGTAGACGCTTTGGCTGTAGCTATCGGTACAAGCCACGGTGCTTACAAATTTACCCGCAAACCCACCGGCGAAATTTTGGCTATCAGCCGTATTGAAGAAATTCACCGTCGTCTACCTAACACCCACTTGGTAATGCACGGTTCTTCCTCCGTTCCCGAAGATTTAATCGCTTTGATTAACGAATTCGGCGGTGCGATTCCTGAAACCTACGGTGTACCTGTAGAAGAAATCCAAAAAGGTATCAAGAGTGGTGTTCGTAAAGTTAACATCGACACCGACAACCGTTTGGCTATCACCGCAGCTGTCCGCGAAGCTTTAGCAAAAGCACCCAAGGAATTTGACCCCCGTCACTTCCTCAAGCCTTCTATCAAATATATGCAGAAGGTTTGTGCTGAACGTTATGTCCAATTCGGCACTGCTGGTAACGCTAGCAAGATTAAGCAAGTTACTCTCGAAGATTTTGCTGCTAAGTATGCTAAAGGCGAACTGAACGCTGTCACCAAGGCTGCTGCTAAAGTTTAA
- a CDS encoding cytochrome c oxidase subunit II: protein MPKFLEYLLIAVVIAILLALSRWIGQQAYTWMPIQATAEAQKVDDLFSFLVSIGAFIIFVLLGMMVFSIIFFRAPTNDYSEGHPSRGDIRLEILWTATPTVLVLWLAFQGVNIYQQLHILGLQQIVQLPTPLESAAAYAITTGEKPKPAAETIEVFVKQWDWSFRYPNNVISQELHLPVNLRTRLNMHAKDVLHSFYVPDFRLQQYIVPGRNIDLVVTPIRPGKYKLKDALFSGTYFSLMDADVLVESPEQYNQWLTQAQQELATNQNQAVAEYTQPPTTMLKSGWYTVAPSQEGIAQENYVKNDT from the coding sequence ATGCCTAAATTTTTAGAATATTTACTAATAGCAGTTGTGATTGCCATATTACTTGCTTTGAGCCGTTGGATTGGTCAGCAGGCATACACCTGGATGCCAATTCAAGCGACAGCAGAAGCACAAAAAGTAGATGATTTATTTAGCTTCCTAGTCTCCATAGGTGCATTCATCATTTTTGTGCTGTTGGGCATGATGGTGTTTTCTATCATATTCTTTCGCGCACCCACGAATGATTACAGTGAAGGACATCCATCTAGGGGAGATATCAGATTAGAAATCCTATGGACTGCAACTCCAACCGTATTGGTGTTGTGGTTAGCTTTTCAAGGTGTCAATATTTACCAGCAATTACATATTCTGGGTTTACAGCAGATTGTCCAACTGCCGACACCATTGGAATCAGCAGCAGCTTATGCCATAACCACTGGGGAAAAACCAAAACCTGCGGCGGAAACTATCGAGGTATTTGTCAAGCAGTGGGATTGGTCTTTTCGCTATCCCAATAATGTTATTAGTCAAGAATTACACCTGCCTGTCAATCTTCGGACTCGCCTAAATATGCACGCTAAGGACGTACTTCATAGCTTTTACGTTCCTGATTTTCGGTTACAGCAGTATATTGTCCCTGGACGCAATATTGACCTTGTAGTTACACCCATTCGCCCAGGCAAGTATAAGCTCAAAGATGCTCTATTCAGTGGTACTTATTTTTCACTGATGGATGCTGATGTTCTGGTGGAATCTCCAGAACAGTATAACCAGTGGCTAACTCAAGCCCAACAAGAACTAGCAACAAATCAAAATCAAGCTGTGGCTGAGTATACCCAACCACCAACAACCATGTTGAAGAGTGGCTGGTATACTGTTGCACCCAGTCAAGAGGGGATAGCTCAGGAGAATTACGTCAAAAATGACACATGA
- a CDS encoding DUF2231 domain-containing protein: MLALMLNSKGLPYSDPIHPIIVHFVIAMVFFSFFCDVVGYFSRNVRFLEVSFWNMLVAAIAIFVAIIVGQLEAGLAQVYPAVQPTLNFHTVMGWSLGAFVAGMTAWRFVIRNRHPQKLPPAYLGVATVLVCLVFLQVYLGSKLFWVYGLHVKPVVEAMQPGISP, from the coding sequence ATGCTAGCTCTGATGTTAAATAGTAAGGGTTTACCCTATTCTGACCCCATTCACCCCATTATCGTCCACTTTGTCATTGCAATGGTGTTCTTTTCTTTTTTTTGCGATGTGGTGGGTTATTTCAGCCGCAATGTGCGGTTTTTGGAGGTCAGTTTTTGGAATATGCTGGTAGCGGCGATCGCGATTTTTGTCGCCATCATTGTTGGACAGTTGGAAGCCGGTTTAGCGCAAGTTTACCCAGCAGTCCAGCCCACACTGAATTTTCATACTGTGATGGGTTGGTCACTAGGGGCATTTGTGGCGGGAATGACAGCTTGGCGATTTGTAATCCGTAACCGACACCCGCAAAAACTCCCTCCTGCTTATCTTGGTGTCGCTACAGTTTTAGTTTGTCTAGTGTTTTTGCAAGTATACCTGGGGAGCAAACTATTTTGGGTCTATGGATTGCACGTTAAGCCTGTTGTGGAAGCAATGCAGCCGGGAATATCACCATGA
- a CDS encoding NAD(P)/FAD-dependent oxidoreductase, translating to MNSPVYQTVIVGGGFTGLFTALHLAHESYPRSVILIDQNERFCFKPLLYEYFDGEMDSFQVVPKFAELLQGSGVIFVQDTVKSIDLHQRQVKLVSENSYQYSNLVLALGSVTGYHHVTGAKENAFPFWTQADAIALDKHLRRCLHTALQTEDREQRQKLLTVVVVGGGPSGIEMAATLADFLPNWYAALGGNTTEIRVILLNHGQEILEGDINDLLRQIAEQELQKRAVKIEILRGAEATAVYPHAIEYKHTDVVKTVPTATTIWTAGTSTHPLIQDLQIPPEHRDHHGRLLVTPTMQLLDFPEVFAGGDCAAVQNTSLPPTAQVAYQQGANIARNLKAIALGDDPQPAKVNIRGTLLKLGVNDAAANLFNLFEVTGEPAHLIRQGTYLTLLPTPIHDFKAATEWLDEEIFHHHLAPGDVGKKVVQAVELAGAGVVGILVARKLLKRLGDEDKEK from the coding sequence ATGAACAGCCCAGTTTATCAAACTGTGATTGTCGGTGGTGGTTTTACCGGATTATTCACAGCATTACATTTGGCTCATGAATCCTATCCCCGTTCTGTAATCTTAATTGATCAAAATGAGCGTTTTTGTTTTAAGCCATTACTTTATGAATATTTTGATGGTGAAATGGATAGTTTTCAAGTAGTACCGAAGTTTGCGGAATTACTTCAAGGTAGTGGTGTAATTTTTGTTCAAGATACAGTAAAGTCAATAGACCTACATCAAAGGCAAGTAAAATTAGTTTCGGAAAATTCCTACCAATACAGCAATTTAGTATTAGCTTTAGGTAGTGTTACTGGTTATCATCACGTTACAGGTGCGAAGGAAAATGCTTTTCCTTTCTGGACACAAGCAGATGCGATCGCACTTGACAAGCATTTACGTCGCTGTTTACATACAGCGTTGCAAACAGAAGATAGAGAACAACGTCAAAAACTATTAACAGTAGTCGTAGTAGGTGGCGGCCCTAGCGGTATAGAAATGGCTGCAACTTTAGCTGATTTTCTCCCCAACTGGTATGCGGCTTTAGGAGGTAACACCACAGAAATTCGTGTGATTCTCCTCAATCATGGGCAGGAAATTCTTGAGGGTGATATCAATGATTTACTGCGACAAATTGCTGAACAGGAATTACAAAAACGGGCTGTAAAAATTGAAATACTTAGGGGAGCAGAAGCCACTGCTGTTTACCCTCATGCTATTGAATATAAACACACTGATGTAGTTAAAACTGTACCAACAGCCACTACAATTTGGACTGCTGGCACTTCTACCCATCCCTTAATTCAAGATTTACAGATTCCGCCAGAACATCGGGATCATCATGGTCGTTTGCTAGTAACTCCCACGATGCAGTTGCTCGATTTTCCAGAAGTATTTGCTGGTGGTGACTGTGCAGCCGTTCAGAATACTTCCCTACCACCGACAGCCCAAGTTGCTTATCAACAGGGGGCGAATATTGCACGCAACTTAAAAGCGATCGCTCTCGGAGATGACCCCCAACCAGCTAAAGTAAATATTCGGGGGACTCTCTTGAAATTAGGGGTAAATGATGCTGCTGCCAATCTATTCAATCTTTTTGAAGTCACAGGCGAACCCGCACATTTAATCCGTCAAGGTACATATTTAACGCTACTACCAACTCCCATTCATGACTTTAAAGCTGCAACTGAATGGCTAGATGAAGAAATTTTTCATCATCATCTTGCGCCTGGCGATGTTGGTAAAAAAGTGGTGCAAGCAGTGGAATTAGCTGGTGCAGGAGTTGTAGGAATTTTAGTGGCAAGGAAATTATTAAAGAGGTTGGGCGATGAAGATAAAGAGAAATAG
- a CDS encoding cbb3-type cytochrome c oxidase subunit I, giving the protein MTHEIRETAPPNEPENNWRQYFKFNTDHKAIAVQYMVTAFIFFLVGGLLAMLIRAELITPALNVVDRPLYNGLFTLHGTIMIFLWIIPFNAGISNYLVPLMIGAQDMAFPLLNAISFWMIPPGGILLISSFLLPNGTAQSGWWSYPPISLQIPPGQPINGECLWIISLVIIGISSIMGAVNFVTTIFWMRAPGMSFFRMPVFVWSALSAQLLQLINLPALTGALILLLLDLNFGTQFFKPLENGDPIIYQHLFWFYSHPAVYIMALPAFGIFAEVLPAFSRNPLFGYRSLAVASLGIALVSIFVWVHHMFTSATPSWMRILFMFTSMLVAVPTGVKAFGWTATIWKSKLHLETPMLFAMGGAAMFLLGGVTGVMLAAVPFDIHVHNTYFVVGHFHYIVFNTITMAIFAAIYFWFPKITGRMYAEGWGKLHFWLTFIGANLTFFPMLPLGLQGMVRRISSYDPQYQDGNVISSLGAFLLGVSTLPFIANMVGSWLYGQRAVNNPWHATGLEWTTTSPPPRNNFAEIPVVKRPPYDYGNPKYSVIEPTESDEQRRREIWER; this is encoded by the coding sequence ATGACACATGAGATTAGAGAAACCGCACCGCCAAACGAGCCTGAGAATAACTGGCGACAATATTTTAAGTTCAACACCGACCATAAAGCGATCGCTGTGCAGTACATGGTGACGGCTTTCATTTTTTTCTTGGTGGGCGGACTTTTGGCAATGCTCATCCGTGCTGAACTGATTACACCTGCATTAAATGTGGTTGATCGTCCCTTGTATAACGGTCTATTCACCTTGCACGGCACAATCATGATCTTTCTCTGGATTATCCCCTTTAATGCAGGTATCTCTAACTACTTGGTGCCACTGATGATTGGCGCGCAGGATATGGCGTTTCCTCTCCTCAATGCCATTTCTTTTTGGATGATTCCCCCAGGGGGCATTTTATTAATCTCTAGCTTCTTACTGCCCAATGGTACGGCGCAGTCTGGCTGGTGGTCTTATCCGCCTATTAGTCTGCAAATTCCGCCAGGTCAGCCGATTAACGGTGAATGCCTGTGGATTATCAGTTTAGTCATCATCGGTATCTCTTCCATTATGGGGGCTGTGAACTTTGTCACTACTATTTTTTGGATGCGCGCCCCAGGAATGAGTTTTTTCCGAATGCCTGTGTTTGTGTGGTCAGCTTTGAGCGCGCAATTGTTACAGCTGATTAATTTACCTGCTCTTACTGGTGCATTGATATTGCTGTTACTTGATCTCAATTTTGGGACGCAATTCTTTAAACCCCTAGAGAATGGCGACCCCATCATTTACCAGCATCTCTTCTGGTTTTACTCCCACCCCGCAGTTTACATCATGGCACTGCCCGCCTTTGGGATTTTCGCAGAAGTTTTACCTGCTTTTTCCCGTAATCCCCTATTTGGCTATCGCTCCTTAGCTGTTGCTTCTTTAGGCATTGCCTTAGTTAGTATTTTCGTTTGGGTACACCATATGTTTACCAGTGCCACCCCAAGCTGGATGCGGATATTATTTATGTTTACTTCCATGCTGGTGGCTGTACCCACCGGTGTAAAAGCATTTGGTTGGACTGCCACAATTTGGAAAAGCAAACTGCACTTAGAGACACCCATGTTGTTTGCAATGGGAGGTGCAGCCATGTTTTTACTTGGTGGTGTTACTGGTGTGATGCTAGCAGCAGTACCATTTGATATTCACGTCCACAATACCTACTTTGTGGTGGGACACTTTCATTACATTGTGTTTAACACCATCACAATGGCCATTTTTGCCGCCATTTACTTTTGGTTTCCCAAAATTACCGGCCGAATGTATGCCGAAGGCTGGGGTAAATTGCACTTCTGGTTAACCTTTATTGGTGCTAACCTGACTTTCTTCCCCATGCTCCCACTAGGTTTACAGGGGATGGTGCGCCGAATTTCCTCCTATGACCCACAGTATCAAGATGGGAATGTCATATCTAGCTTAGGAGCTTTTTTGCTAGGAGTATCCACCCTACCCTTTATTGCCAATATGGTCGGTTCGTGGCTATATGGCCAAAGGGCAGTGAATAATCCTTGGCACGCCACCGGACTAGAATGGACAACCACTTCACCACCACCAAGAAATAACTTTGCAGAAATTCCCGTGGTGAAAAGACCACCCTACGACTACGGTAATCCTAAATATTCCGTCATAGAACCTACTGAGTCAGACGAACAAAGGCGCAGAGAAATATGGGAGAGATGA
- a CDS encoding WD40 repeat domain-containing protein, protein MEQGLRLLIQLVIEFAPVAIALIQKRTKESLDISKYPIPQAIQAFIEIADTAKPKKNVNPGFEQEKLLQKQLSAYQRETQLEVAKQERDTALKLPEVNKILDSWPLRLYPSQILESHVDAERPPLKIFLAPPQVKFDEFEPKTEENLALETMLAEGVRKFVNKYYSLHNPIRPTEFLAGAWDSKRFHSESSIKALFGLLKTEPILILESENDGDYLNFRIAYWGLGQSNYYYKTISRIPYREIIQQSAKNRAWEWKKIRDDLLALGEDIEDINKLGKDNVVNLAILEKVEKWQAQGIDISKLDLKYQVNQQDFEQLCQVLITCHSLVAAWIADIYHLVHHDVPPLLPELLSSLLKESFDLESVQAIVTSYQQIYEALEKERLYWIPELALQLAQSLAHLPDRTWSQEQLNYSIHTWLDLHQVSVQEFANPLEAMLSAIKIQDEEYVHKLKEYFLVVNDRQSFLEVEKLLAAIAHLKTKLALEAPSVGYTLKGHAGKVTSVAISPDGEVLVSGCTDQNINVWDIHDGHFIKTIAGNLGEVSSVAISPNGDFLAVGSCEHPRSNVKVWDFKTGKLVHTLLGHQKPVNVVVISPDGEILASGSNKIKLWNLQKGDRICTLWHSSAVHAIAISPDGTILASGSADTKIRLWNPRTGDPLRTLIGHAGDVKAIAMSPDGQLLFSGSADTTIKIWHLITGKLLYTLTEHTEEITSLAVSPDGQTLFSSSADTTIKIWRISTCEPVQTLTGHSEKINSIALSPDGKILASGSSDQTIKIWQIDQI, encoded by the coding sequence ATGGAGCAAGGATTAAGGCTACTCATTCAATTAGTGATAGAGTTTGCCCCTGTAGCGATCGCGCTCATACAAAAGAGAACAAAAGAAAGTTTAGATATTAGTAAATATCCAATTCCCCAAGCAATTCAAGCATTTATTGAAATTGCTGATACTGCCAAACCTAAAAAAAATGTCAATCCAGGTTTTGAACAAGAGAAGCTGTTACAAAAGCAATTATCGGCTTATCAGCGCGAAACCCAATTAGAAGTAGCAAAACAAGAAAGAGATACAGCTCTAAAATTACCAGAAGTCAATAAAATTCTGGATAGCTGGCCTTTAAGACTCTATCCTTCTCAAATCTTAGAGTCTCATGTTGATGCTGAACGTCCACCACTAAAAATTTTTTTAGCACCTCCCCAAGTCAAATTTGATGAATTTGAACCGAAAACGGAGGAAAATTTGGCATTAGAAACTATGTTGGCGGAGGGAGTTAGGAAATTTGTCAATAAGTATTATTCACTCCATAATCCCATTCGACCCACAGAATTTTTAGCAGGTGCTTGGGATAGTAAACGTTTTCATAGTGAATCTAGCATCAAAGCTCTCTTTGGACTGTTAAAAACAGAACCAATTTTAATTTTAGAATCAGAAAATGATGGAGATTATTTAAATTTTCGGATTGCTTACTGGGGTTTAGGTCAAAGTAACTATTACTATAAAACTATTTCGCGTATACCTTATAGAGAGATTATTCAACAATCTGCTAAAAATCGCGCCTGGGAATGGAAGAAAATCCGCGATGATTTATTAGCTTTAGGTGAAGATATTGAGGATATTAACAAGTTAGGTAAAGATAATGTAGTTAATCTAGCCATTTTAGAAAAAGTAGAAAAATGGCAAGCTCAAGGCATTGATATTAGTAAGTTAGATTTAAAATATCAGGTAAATCAGCAAGACTTTGAGCAACTTTGCCAAGTATTAATCACTTGTCATAGTTTAGTAGCCGCATGGATAGCAGATATTTATCATTTGGTGCATCATGATGTACCACCTTTACTACCAGAGTTATTATCTAGCTTATTAAAAGAGAGTTTTGATTTAGAATCGGTGCAAGCTATTGTCACTAGCTATCAGCAAATTTACGAAGCTTTAGAAAAAGAAAGACTCTATTGGATACCGGAGTTAGCTTTACAATTAGCCCAAAGTTTAGCACATTTACCCGATCGCACTTGGTCACAGGAACAGTTAAACTACTCGATCCACACTTGGTTAGACTTGCATCAAGTCTCAGTGCAAGAATTCGCTAACCCTCTAGAGGCGATGCTATCAGCCATCAAAATTCAGGATGAGGAATATGTCCACAAGTTAAAGGAATACTTTCTCGTTGTCAATGATAGACAAAGTTTTCTAGAGGTGGAGAAACTGTTAGCCGCGATCGCCCACCTAAAAACTAAACTAGCTTTAGAAGCCCCCAGTGTAGGTTATACCCTTAAAGGTCATGCAGGCAAAGTGACATCTGTAGCGATTAGTCCTGATGGTGAGGTGTTAGTCAGTGGGTGTACAGACCAAAATATTAACGTTTGGGATATTCATGATGGTCACTTTATCAAAACTATCGCCGGAAATCTAGGAGAAGTTTCATCAGTTGCGATTAGTCCCAATGGTGATTTTTTAGCCGTGGGGAGTTGTGAACACCCTAGAAGTAACGTCAAAGTTTGGGATTTTAAAACAGGTAAACTCGTACATACACTGCTAGGACATCAAAAACCTGTAAATGTCGTAGTTATCAGTCCCGATGGGGAGATTTTAGCAAGCGGTAGTAACAAAATTAAACTGTGGAACTTACAAAAAGGCGATCGCATTTGCACCCTTTGGCATTCTTCAGCCGTTCATGCGATCGCCATCAGTCCTGATGGTACAATCCTCGCCAGTGGGAGTGCTGACACCAAAATCCGACTATGGAACCCCCGCACAGGTGATCCTTTACGCACTCTTATCGGTCATGCTGGAGATGTGAAAGCGATCGCCATGAGTCCTGATGGACAGTTACTATTTAGTGGTAGTGCTGATACCACTATTAAAATTTGGCATTTAATTACAGGTAAACTACTCTACACCTTAACTGAACACACCGAAGAAATCACATCTTTAGCCGTAAGTCCTGATGGACAAACTCTTTTTAGTAGCAGTGCAGATACAACTATTAAAATTTGGCGTATTTCTACTTGTGAACCTGTACAAACTCTCACGGGACATTCAGAAAAAATTAATTCTATCGCCTTAAGTCCCGATGGTAAGATTCTCGCCAGTGGAAGTTCTGATCAAACCATCAAAATTTGGCAGATTGATCAAATATAG
- a CDS encoding DUF2231 domain-containing protein, with product MNSQLIEQLRLRLGANGLPYEIPMHPKLVHLTLGLFIIAILFDIAGAIFPIERPIFKFLGLTAIRSSFFDVGWYNLLGAAVVTFFTVGFGFFELLLANPPVNQKSDWGLNASWTMLLHGLGGVVLLGAIVAMTVWRGWQRYHSRQVQWSYLLVGMAMLGLLYVHGTLGGQLGGEFGIHVTAAKLIQEGINPNWLPK from the coding sequence ATGAACTCACAACTCATCGAGCAATTGAGATTGCGGTTGGGTGCAAATGGATTACCCTATGAAATTCCCATGCACCCAAAACTCGTACATCTGACACTAGGCTTATTTATCATTGCCATCTTGTTTGACATCGCAGGGGCTATTTTCCCCATAGAAAGACCCATATTCAAATTCTTAGGTCTAACAGCTATTCGTTCTAGCTTCTTTGATGTCGGCTGGTACAACCTACTAGGGGCGGCTGTCGTGACCTTTTTCACCGTGGGATTCGGTTTTTTCGAGTTACTACTAGCCAACCCACCAGTAAATCAAAAAAGTGATTGGGGGTTAAACGCCTCTTGGACAATGCTTTTACATGGCTTGGGTGGTGTGGTGTTGTTGGGGGCTATTGTCGCTATGACTGTCTGGAGGGGTTGGCAACGCTATCACTCTAGACAAGTGCAGTGGTCTTACTTGTTAGTAGGTATGGCCATGCTGGGTCTTTTGTATGTCCACGGCACTCTGGGAGGGCAATTAGGTGGGGAGTTTGGCATTCATGTAACTGCTGCCAAGTTAATTCAAGAGGGCATAAATCCGAACTGGCTACCTAAATAA
- a CDS encoding helix-turn-helix transcriptional regulator, with translation MGYVRLRIRELAQQKGWTLKEVAERSGVNYNTVKSYVQRDVLNTVDLSAVYKIARTFEVTIEDLMELVEE, from the coding sequence ATGGGTTATGTTAGGCTGCGAATTCGAGAACTTGCTCAACAGAAGGGTTGGACGCTAAAAGAAGTTGCTGAACGTTCTGGAGTCAACTACAACACAGTCAAAAGTTACGTTCAGCGTGATGTATTAAATACTGTTGATTTAAGCGCAGTCTATAAAATAGCTCGAACTTTTGAAGTGACAATTGAAGATTTGATGGAATTGGTGGAAGAATAA
- a CDS encoding type II toxin-antitoxin system RelE/ParE family toxin: MIYQIEITTSAAKQLKKLSEDIKIKIEEKIQELSNNPRPNGVVKLEGEEDTYRIRVGKYRILYEIKDNLLIVKVVKISHRRDVYRRK, from the coding sequence ATGATTTATCAAATAGAAATTACAACCAGTGCAGCTAAACAATTAAAAAAGCTATCTGAAGACATTAAAATTAAAATTGAAGAAAAAATTCAAGAGTTATCAAACAACCCTCGTCCTAATGGCGTAGTTAAGTTAGAGGGCGAAGAAGATACCTATCGTATTCGGGTGGGTAAGTATCGTATCTTATACGAGATTAAAGATAATTTATTAATAGTTAAAGTTGTTAAAATTAGTCATCGTAGAGATGTTTATCGCCGCAAATAA
- a CDS encoding heme-copper oxidase subunit III, giving the protein MNRRTIYIDESPIRFERWRKYLPSWLKRFLPSGGGNAEDHHGKAIFGFIVFLLSESIIFLSFIFTYVALRLTHSQHWLPPGISGPQLSTLVLINTVVLLSSSLIVQSAENALQHSRLNQFRWLWLLTIGMGSYFLIGQGIEWSKLDFGLSTGLVGSTFYLLTGFHSLHVLAGVIFMVTMLVRSFFPGNYHQGYFGVSAATLFWHFVDIVWVFLFSILYLWRD; this is encoded by the coding sequence ATGAATCGGCGCACTATTTATATAGATGAAAGTCCTATCCGTTTTGAACGGTGGCGAAAATATTTACCTTCTTGGCTGAAGCGGTTTTTACCTAGTGGTGGTGGTAATGCTGAAGACCATCATGGTAAGGCTATTTTTGGATTTATTGTATTTCTCCTGTCAGAAAGTATCATTTTTTTGAGTTTTATTTTCACTTATGTTGCTTTGCGATTAACCCACTCACAACATTGGCTACCACCTGGAATCTCAGGGCCGCAATTATCTACGCTAGTGCTGATCAATACAGTGGTTTTACTTTCTAGTAGTTTGATTGTGCAATCAGCAGAAAATGCTCTCCAACATAGCAGATTGAATCAATTCCGTTGGCTTTGGTTGCTGACAATTGGCATGGGCAGTTATTTCTTAATTGGTCAAGGTATTGAGTGGAGCAAACTAGATTTTGGACTCAGCACAGGATTAGTAGGTTCTACATTCTATTTACTAACAGGTTTCCACAGTCTGCACGTTCTGGCTGGTGTAATTTTCATGGTTACTATGCTGGTTCGTTCTTTTTTTCCTGGTAATTATCATCAAGGTTATTTTGGTGTCAGTGCCGCAACTTTATTTTGGCATTTTGTGGATATAGTTTGGGTCTTTTTATTCTCAATTCTCTATCTATGGCGGGATTAA